In Candidatus Cloacimonadota bacterium, the following are encoded in one genomic region:
- a CDS encoding GNAT family N-acetyltransferase: MRYYKKLVGSKCYLSPISPDDAELFTEWLNDIELTKYLAIIRNSYTVSKEKEILEEMAKNDHAYVIVDIEINKPIGIVSIFRFDHINNTCELGLFIGDKDYWNLGYGEEATRLLLDFAFTILNINNVMLLVIDFNVRAIKCYEKIGFKEIGRRRQAYHIAGRKYDIVYMDILNEEFDSTYLKQMFSDEYEASQKPKKIEMV, translated from the coding sequence ATGAGATATTATAAAAAATTAGTTGGATCAAAGTGTTATCTTTCTCCAATATCACCTGATGATGCAGAGTTATTTACTGAATGGCTAAATGATATTGAGTTAACGAAATATTTAGCAATCATTCGTAATTCATATACAGTCTCAAAAGAGAAAGAGATCTTGGAAGAGATGGCTAAAAATGATCATGCATATGTGATAGTTGATATTGAAATAAATAAGCCAATTGGAATAGTAAGTATTTTTAGGTTTGACCATATTAACAATACTTGTGAATTGGGGTTGTTCATTGGAGATAAAGACTACTGGAATCTTGGATATGGTGAAGAAGCAACCCGTTTATTGTTAGATTTTGCTTTCACTATTCTCAACATTAACAATGTTATGTTATTGGTAATTGATTTCAATGTTCGGGCTATCAAGTGCTATGAAAAAATTGGTTTTAAAGAAATTGGACGAAGAAGACAAGCTTATCATATTGCCGGTAGGAAATATGATATTGTTTATATGGATATCCTGAATGAAGAGTTTGATAGTACATATCTTAAGCAAATGTTTTCAGATGAATATGAGGCCTCACAGAAACCGAAAAAGATAGAAATGGTGTAA
- a CDS encoding DNA polymerase III subunit delta', giving the protein MFERIQGQDSTLEVLKRAVKLEKIAQSYLFYGPEGVGKFTSALYFGMAVNCLSELGEKPCGKCSSCVKLLQFSHPDFLYLFPTPNYDMSPEGEIKDNKMLREYESFLENKREKPWKEYFFSGNIGLRLDSVRMLQHRINLSRNEAKYKIFIIERAEMMNMSSANAFLKTLEEPPDDVMIILISAKPESLLPTIISRCQKVSFQKLSRQVIEKELLDNRGCELIIAKTIARIADGNMEKALCLIEEQKTESRQSVLTLISLIVNGDDLGFMSYIEKYKTLKNVSELIDVIRNLVIWLTDVACFYTCPDEIVNIDRLELIEQIAATNSLIEEQITEIIRFLETMIKRLEGNVNPHLVGIEIYLQLKQYMKPVGN; this is encoded by the coding sequence ATGTTTGAACGAATCCAAGGTCAAGATAGTACTTTAGAGGTACTCAAAAGAGCAGTAAAATTAGAGAAAATAGCTCAAAGCTATCTTTTTTATGGACCGGAAGGGGTTGGTAAATTTACATCAGCCCTCTACTTTGGGATGGCAGTCAATTGTCTCTCTGAATTAGGTGAAAAACCTTGTGGAAAATGCTCTTCCTGCGTTAAGCTTCTTCAATTCAGTCATCCTGATTTCCTATATCTTTTCCCAACCCCTAACTATGATATGAGTCCCGAAGGTGAGATCAAAGATAATAAAATGCTTAGAGAATATGAGAGTTTTCTGGAAAATAAACGGGAGAAACCATGGAAGGAGTACTTTTTTAGTGGCAATATTGGGTTAAGACTTGATAGTGTAAGAATGCTACAACACCGGATAAATCTATCCCGAAATGAAGCTAAGTATAAGATCTTCATAATAGAAAGAGCAGAGATGATGAATATGAGCTCTGCTAATGCCTTTCTAAAAACCCTCGAAGAGCCCCCGGATGATGTAATGATCATCCTGATCTCTGCAAAACCGGAATCTCTCTTACCGACAATAATTTCTCGCTGTCAGAAAGTAAGTTTTCAAAAACTATCCAGACAAGTCATTGAAAAGGAATTACTAGATAATAGAGGTTGTGAACTGATCATTGCCAAAACAATTGCTAGAATAGCTGACGGTAATATGGAAAAAGCACTCTGTCTAATTGAAGAACAAAAAACAGAATCTAGACAGAGTGTTTTAACTCTCATCAGTTTGATAGTTAATGGTGATGATCTAGGTTTCATGAGTTATATAGAAAAATATAAGACTCTTAAAAATGTCAGTGAGTTAATAGATGTAATCCGTAATCTGGTTATCTGGTTAACTGATGTTGCCTGTTTCTATACCTGTCCTGATGAGATAGTAAACATTGATAGATTGGAGCTGATAGAGCAAATAGCAGCCACCAATTCTCTTATTGAAGAGCAGATAACTGAGATCATAAGATTCTTAGAGACAATGATTAAGCGTCTAGAAGGTAATGTCAATCCTCATCTTGTGGGAATTGAAATCTATTTACAGCTCAAACAGTATATGAAGCCGGTTGGCAATTAG
- a CDS encoding outer membrane protein assembly factor: MEIDWNIRHQLYMKWSGGMLFNYASYALELNEDTLLLSDGTIKGSKGGQLIGFGFTIARDNRNSHFFTTAGEFYELRTVYYDKKLSSDFNFKEYSLDLRRYYSLSEKQSISFQYYSGIQTTGVPFQKMFQLGDFLRAYQTSRYLDRCITTLRSEYRIFPWDNKRKKRIGFVLFTEAGTVLDKFKDWRWDKKKFSYGVGTRFRLIEGEGMLLRFDFGVSKESINILFVAMEAF, translated from the coding sequence TTGGAGATAGATTGGAATATTCGCCATCAACTTTATATGAAATGGAGTGGTGGTATGCTCTTTAATTATGCAAGTTATGCACTTGAATTGAATGAAGATACACTATTATTGTCTGATGGTACTATTAAAGGTAGTAAAGGTGGGCAGCTTATAGGATTTGGTTTTACAATAGCCAGAGATAATAGGAACAGCCATTTCTTCACTACTGCAGGTGAGTTTTATGAGTTAAGAACAGTTTATTATGATAAAAAACTTAGTAGTGATTTTAATTTCAAAGAGTATTCCTTAGATTTGAGAAGATACTATTCTTTATCAGAGAAACAATCTATATCGTTTCAATACTATTCCGGTATTCAAACTACTGGAGTACCGTTTCAAAAAATGTTCCAGTTAGGTGATTTTCTAAGGGCTTATCAAACCTCCAGATACTTGGACAGATGCATAACAACACTCCGTTCAGAATATCGGATATTTCCTTGGGACAATAAAAGGAAAAAGAGAATCGGTTTTGTGCTCTTTACAGAAGCTGGAACTGTCTTAGACAAGTTCAAAGATTGGAGATGGGATAAAAAAAAGTTTTCTTATGGCGTTGGTACAAGGTTTAGATTAATTGAAGGGGAGGGGATGTTATTAAGGTTTGATTTTGGCGTATCAAAAGAATCTATTAATATTCTCTTTGTTGCTATGGAAGCTTTTTAA
- a CDS encoding tetratricopeptide repeat protein, whose protein sequence is MDRDERETNSLRSISEEIRDIISEARSAIITDPSKAILYAKTALITAQDKSMSDEELDCLILLAEGQMQLNQFNDAFDFIAKAESFSDANLQNRKAEVLILYGDIFQAEKNYDRAIEKYLNALDIIKNMDPDPQYHGSLLNKIASIYFLQGDFKTAKDYFALLLDWSEKNTERLWTASTLINIGQIYNKTSSFDLALDYFLKSLTIYTELENIDGIIYNQINLGLLYWRRYQYDRALEYLKAAHENVSKTVDKNLMYEVLNNLGMIYRNLKQYEEAKKCYDEAMRIRQIAAESPKIANENVKVVTIGERLNSLLNLITVYIRLELKEATTEAVNEAISLLEQIDNKELRKDTFKVLSDYYHHINDYKEAYEYYKQYIKISEEIHAEQETLKFANVELNHELKKVQEKTENRLKIAKTTAALAMAITASHEVNQPLMIIVGNLELLQESLKDKEISEKQKTYMQNIKLGVERVNNILKKFQNSKDIDFGTYPGDKPFVVFKEEKENNPD, encoded by the coding sequence ATGGATAGAGATGAGAGAGAAACAAATTCTTTAAGATCAATTTCCGAAGAAATTAGAGACATAATCTCAGAAGCGCGTTCTGCTATTATTACCGATCCTTCCAAAGCAATTCTCTATGCTAAAACTGCATTAATTACAGCTCAAGATAAGAGTATGAGCGACGAAGAATTGGATTGTCTAATCTTATTAGCTGAAGGTCAAATGCAGTTAAATCAATTCAATGACGCCTTTGACTTCATTGCTAAAGCGGAATCTTTCTCGGATGCTAATCTGCAAAATAGGAAAGCTGAAGTACTCATTCTCTATGGCGATATTTTTCAAGCCGAAAAGAATTATGATCGTGCTATAGAAAAATACCTTAATGCTCTGGATATCATCAAGAATATGGATCCTGATCCTCAATACCATGGGTCTCTATTAAATAAAATTGCCTCAATATATTTTTTACAGGGCGATTTTAAGACTGCAAAAGATTACTTTGCTTTACTTCTTGATTGGTCTGAAAAAAATACTGAACGTCTTTGGACAGCATCGACTCTAATTAATATTGGCCAAATTTATAACAAAACATCTTCTTTTGATCTGGCGTTAGATTATTTTCTTAAATCGCTCACTATCTACACCGAATTAGAGAACATAGACGGCATCATCTATAATCAAATCAATCTGGGACTCTTGTATTGGCGACGTTATCAGTATGATAGAGCTTTGGAATATCTCAAAGCAGCTCATGAAAACGTCAGCAAAACAGTAGACAAAAATTTGATGTATGAAGTCTTAAATAATTTGGGGATGATATATCGAAACTTGAAGCAATATGAAGAAGCCAAAAAGTGTTATGATGAAGCCATGAGGATCAGGCAAATAGCAGCAGAAAGCCCCAAAATTGCTAATGAGAATGTGAAAGTTGTCACAATAGGTGAACGACTGAATTCACTACTCAATCTTATAACTGTGTATATAAGATTAGAATTAAAAGAAGCTACAACCGAAGCAGTTAATGAAGCTATTTCTTTGCTGGAGCAGATAGACAATAAAGAATTGAGAAAGGATACTTTTAAAGTATTGTCAGACTATTACCATCATATAAATGACTATAAAGAAGCTTACGAATATTACAAACAATATATCAAAATCAGCGAAGAGATTCATGCCGAGCAGGAGACTTTAAAATTCGCCAATGTAGAACTAAATCATGAATTAAAAAAAGTTCAGGAGAAAACTGAAAATAGGTTAAAGATTGCAAAAACCACGGCAGCTCTTGCTATGGCTATCACAGCAAGTCATGAAGTAAATCAGCCATTGATGATCATAGTCGGTAATTTGGAACTCTTGCAGGAGAGTTTGAAAGATAAAGAGATCTCGGAAAAACAAAAGACATATATGCAAAACATCAAACTGGGTGTTGAGAGAGTCAACAATATTTTGAAGAAGTTTCAGAATTCAAAAGACATAGATTTTGGAACGTATCCCGGCGATAAACCATTCGTAGTGTTCAAAGAAGAAAAAGAGAATAATCCAGATTAA
- a CDS encoding ribonucleoside triphosphate reductase, with product MFTKIRKRNGKYVDFELEKITEAIYKAGQATREFDEEIAKKLTFRVLNLAQQILHDEGPSVEEIQDIVEEVLLTSPYKKTAKSYILYRDQHSQMREIVSNARVNMIDDYIDKIDWQVQENSNMSYSLQGLNNYLASEVSKAYWLNKIYPPEIRNAHQEGDFHIHDLGIISVYCVGWDLMDLLLTGFTGVEGKVESKPAKHFRAVLGQLVNFFYTLQGEAAGAQAFSNFDTLLAPFIRYDNLEYKEVKQAMQEFIFNINVPTRVGFQTPFTNISMDLIVPANYADTPVVIGGKQQKETYSDFQYEMDLLNRAFLEVMTEGDAKGRVFTFPIPTYSITKDFNWENENLQQLWAVTAKYGIPYFSNFVNSELKPEDARSMCCRLRLDTRTLTARGGGLFGANPLTGSIGVVTINLPRIGYLSDNEAEFFAYLDTQLERAKKSLEIKRKILEKLTDNGLYPYSKFYLRMIKERFDSYWKNHFSTIGIVGMNEASINLNGENLATETGQNFAVKVMDYIRDRLIEFQEETGNYYNLEATPAESTSYRLARLDKHLYKDIVFANGKAISNIQEPYYTNSTQLPVNYSDDIFEVLDKQDPIQIKYTGGTVLHIYGGEKIDDPNVVKKLVSKICQNYHLPYFTFTPTFSICPNHGYLNGEVAICPQCEAKTEIYSRVTGYLRPVSQWNAGKQEEYKNRVNFKIKKVI from the coding sequence ATGTTCACTAAGATACGGAAACGTAACGGCAAATATGTAGATTTTGAGCTGGAGAAGATTACTGAAGCTATATATAAAGCAGGTCAAGCAACAAGAGAGTTCGATGAAGAGATCGCCAAAAAGCTTACTTTTAGGGTTTTGAATTTAGCACAACAAATATTGCACGACGAAGGTCCATCAGTAGAAGAGATTCAGGATATAGTAGAAGAAGTGCTATTAACCTCACCCTATAAGAAAACCGCCAAATCATACATCCTCTATCGTGATCAGCATTCACAGATGCGAGAGATCGTCTCTAACGCCAGAGTAAATATGATTGATGATTATATAGATAAGATCGACTGGCAAGTGCAAGAAAATAGCAACATGTCATATTCTCTACAGGGCTTGAATAACTATTTGGCATCAGAAGTCAGCAAAGCATATTGGTTGAATAAAATATATCCGCCTGAGATTCGCAATGCTCATCAGGAAGGAGATTTTCATATCCACGATCTCGGTATAATATCTGTGTACTGTGTTGGTTGGGATCTAATGGACTTACTTCTAACAGGATTCACCGGAGTTGAAGGAAAAGTTGAAAGTAAACCGGCAAAACACTTTCGGGCGGTATTGGGACAATTAGTTAATTTTTTCTATACCTTGCAAGGTGAAGCAGCCGGAGCCCAAGCATTTTCTAACTTCGATACTCTACTTGCTCCATTTATTAGATATGATAATTTGGAGTATAAGGAAGTCAAACAGGCAATGCAGGAGTTTATTTTTAATATCAATGTGCCAACTAGGGTAGGATTTCAGACTCCTTTCACTAATATATCTATGGATTTAATAGTTCCGGCAAATTATGCTGATACTCCAGTTGTTATTGGGGGGAAGCAGCAAAAAGAAACCTACAGTGATTTTCAATATGAGATGGATCTGTTGAACAGGGCATTTTTGGAAGTCATGACAGAAGGAGATGCCAAGGGCCGTGTGTTTACTTTTCCAATACCAACATATAGCATAACTAAGGATTTTAACTGGGAAAATGAGAATCTCCAACAATTATGGGCTGTAACCGCAAAATACGGGATTCCCTATTTTTCTAATTTTGTTAATTCAGAACTGAAACCTGAAGATGCTCGGTCTATGTGTTGCCGATTAAGATTAGACACCAGAACCCTGACAGCCAGAGGGGGAGGGCTGTTTGGGGCTAATCCACTAACCGGTTCAATAGGTGTTGTGACAATAAATTTACCAAGAATTGGTTATTTATCTGATAATGAAGCAGAGTTTTTTGCATATTTAGATACTCAGCTGGAAAGAGCAAAGAAATCTTTGGAAATAAAAAGAAAGATTCTGGAAAAACTGACCGATAATGGTCTCTATCCCTATTCGAAATTCTATCTGAGAATGATTAAAGAGAGATTTGATTCCTATTGGAAAAATCACTTCTCTACTATCGGTATAGTAGGAATGAATGAAGCTTCTATCAATCTTAACGGAGAAAATCTCGCTACTGAAACAGGACAGAATTTTGCTGTTAAAGTAATGGATTATATCCGTGACCGACTTATTGAATTTCAAGAGGAAACTGGCAATTATTATAACTTGGAAGCTACACCAGCTGAAAGTACCTCCTACCGTCTGGCTAGGTTAGATAAACATTTATACAAAGATATTGTTTTTGCTAATGGTAAAGCAATTTCTAATATTCAGGAACCTTATTATACTAATTCGACTCAATTACCAGTTAACTACTCTGACGATATTTTCGAAGTTCTCGATAAACAGGATCCCATACAAATCAAATATACGGGAGGAACAGTCCTACATATTTATGGTGGAGAAAAAATTGATGATCCTAATGTTGTTAAAAAACTAGTCAGCAAAATATGTCAAAACTATCACTTACCTTACTTCACCTTTACTCCTACCTTCAGTATTTGTCCTAACCATGGATATCTAAACGGTGAAGTAGCTATCTGTCCTCAATGTGAAGCAAAAACAGAGATTTATTCCAGAGTTACTGGGTATTTAAGGCCGGTATCTCAATGGAATGCAGGAAAACAGGAAGAATATAAGAATCGTGTTAATTTCAAGATAAAAAAAGTGATATGA
- a CDS encoding anaerobic ribonucleoside-triphosphate reductase activating protein → MIIGGLQKTSLIDYPGMISAVIFTQGCNFRCPYCHNPELVDPNRFHEVLPELEVLEFLERRKGLLDGVVITGGEPTIHNDLPDFLYKIKQLGYLIKLDTNGTNPNLLTQLLDDNLIDYIAMDIKAPLEKYYMAAGVNCDSHNLLSSLKILSESQKVVEFRTTAVNTIHDEEDIIEISKMIPFGRRFILQRFEPNKTLDSTYLNKAALPEKALNNLKERFQNKTFKYAVR, encoded by the coding sequence ATGATTATTGGTGGTTTACAGAAAACTTCCTTGATAGATTATCCGGGAATGATCTCGGCAGTCATCTTTACACAGGGCTGTAATTTCCGCTGCCCTTATTGTCATAATCCAGAATTGGTAGATCCTAATAGATTCCATGAAGTATTACCAGAGCTGGAGGTGCTTGAATTTCTGGAAAGGAGAAAAGGTTTGTTAGACGGAGTGGTCATTACCGGCGGAGAACCGACAATCCATAATGATCTACCTGATTTTCTATATAAAATCAAACAACTGGGTTATCTGATAAAATTAGACACAAACGGTACCAATCCTAATTTGTTAACTCAGCTTTTAGATGATAACCTCATAGATTATATAGCGATGGATATCAAAGCACCGCTGGAAAAGTATTATATGGCTGCTGGAGTAAACTGTGATTCTCATAACTTGTTATCATCACTCAAGATCCTGAGTGAATCTCAGAAAGTTGTAGAGTTTAGGACAACTGCAGTCAACACTATCCATGATGAAGAGGATATCATAGAGATTAGTAAGATGATACCCTTTGGAAGGCGATTCATCCTTCAAAGATTTGAACCCAATAAGACTTTGGACTCAACATACTTGAATAAAGCTGCCTTACCGGAAAAAGCTCTCAATAACCTAAAAGAAAGATTTCAAAACAAAACATTTAAATATGCTGTCAGGTGA
- a CDS encoding YraN family protein, producing MKELSKEIWKCAEEISCSFLERNGFLIICRNYSCEFGEIDIVAEKDQVIVFAEVRSRSSDLQSAFSSVSVRKRLKIIRTAIHFLQDNRDYEGLCMRFDVIGILYNERSNLFQIKHLEDAFRVDELDEYL from the coding sequence ATGAAAGAATTATCTAAAGAAATCTGGAAATGTGCCGAAGAGATAAGTTGTTCTTTTCTTGAAAGAAATGGTTTTTTAATCATTTGCAGAAACTATAGCTGTGAGTTTGGAGAGATTGATATCGTTGCAGAAAAAGACCAAGTAATAGTCTTTGCTGAGGTCAGATCAAGAAGTAGTGATTTACAGTCCGCATTCTCTAGCGTATCAGTTCGGAAAAGACTGAAAATTATCAGGACAGCAATTCATTTTCTGCAAGACAATAGAGATTATGAAGGGCTTTGTATGCGTTTCGATGTTATTGGGATCTTATATAACGAACGATCTAACCTCTTTCAAATAAAGCATTTAGAAGATGCCTTCAGAGTTGATGAACTGGATGAATATCTCTGA
- the sppA gene encoding signal peptide peptidase SppA gives MDNYDINDPIKEAKKTQETRYRPIENKGYIKQKWFAFGCLSAVILIIIFLLVALSGIIMLGRSKIEPIPTGTYLNLRIVGALEEYREIDQDLFSFTTTLSARDIIDRINKAANDPNIKGIILEPRFVAAGYSTLNEITIALENFKAKGKPVYAYLEMAANRDYYLASVSTEIFLHPSASSGIYLSGVGVSSLYMKDLFDKLGVEWTILHSGEFKGAGEEFSRREMSPQMRQSLTLLLDDLYSQLLTDISSLRNLDFNIIREIYEDRPEFLINQDYALEMDIVDFLASRDDMLDMLGISEDKVMRISRYRTRTSSRTGHSNKVAVVYLQGSITIPSSSFGQNIISAGKVKNIIADIEKDPSIKAIVLRIKSPGGSALESDKIYQQLIKLKSTKPLVVSMSDIAASGGYYIAAPGDYIMADPYTITGSIGVAAMIPNLHQTGQKIGVNPQTMYRGKYTNFMNTWERPNPSDILALQRSLDSTYEEFKERVSTGRNMTSEEVEKVAQGMIWSSKRALANNLIDDIGNLDQAVEKAAELANMIDYQTVYLPETKTLWELLLERRFDRSIILSIITSNVITDERLEDLRKIYTAIKNDPVQMLSPLLYVD, from the coding sequence ATGGATAATTATGATATAAATGATCCCATAAAAGAAGCAAAAAAAACTCAAGAGACACGCTACCGTCCAATTGAAAATAAAGGTTATATAAAACAGAAATGGTTTGCTTTCGGTTGTTTATCAGCTGTTATATTGATTATCATCTTTTTATTAGTCGCACTGTCCGGTATAATTATGCTTGGGCGCAGTAAAATTGAACCTATTCCAACTGGTACCTACTTAAATCTTCGAATTGTAGGAGCATTGGAAGAATATCGCGAGATAGATCAAGATCTATTTTCTTTTACAACAACTCTGTCCGCTAGAGATATTATTGATCGGATCAATAAAGCAGCCAATGATCCAAACATCAAGGGCATCATTTTAGAACCCCGTTTTGTTGCTGCCGGTTATTCGACTCTTAATGAAATAACTATCGCTTTAGAAAATTTTAAAGCGAAAGGTAAGCCAGTTTATGCCTACCTTGAGATGGCAGCAAATAGAGATTATTATCTCGCTTCTGTCTCCACAGAGATATTTCTACACCCATCGGCTTCCTCAGGAATATATTTAAGCGGTGTTGGTGTTTCCTCTCTTTACATGAAAGACCTTTTTGATAAATTAGGTGTAGAGTGGACTATATTACATTCCGGTGAGTTTAAAGGTGCCGGAGAAGAATTTAGCCGCAGGGAAATGTCTCCACAAATGCGACAGAGTCTAACTCTTTTATTAGATGATCTATACAGTCAGCTTTTAACAGACATATCTTCTCTGCGAAACCTTGATTTCAATATCATACGAGAAATTTATGAAGATAGACCTGAATTCCTGATCAATCAAGATTATGCTTTAGAAATGGATATTGTTGACTTTTTAGCTTCCCGTGATGATATGTTGGATATGCTGGGTATTAGTGAAGATAAGGTGATGAGAATAAGCAGATATAGAACCAGAACTAGCTCACGAACAGGTCACTCTAATAAAGTAGCAGTAGTTTATCTACAGGGCTCAATTACTATTCCGAGTTCAAGTTTCGGACAGAACATTATTTCTGCCGGCAAGGTTAAGAACATCATCGCGGATATAGAAAAAGACCCATCAATAAAAGCAATAGTTCTGCGCATAAAAAGCCCCGGTGGCAGTGCCTTAGAGTCTGATAAGATCTATCAACAATTGATCAAGCTGAAAAGTACCAAACCATTAGTAGTCTCTATGAGCGATATTGCTGCCTCTGGGGGATACTATATAGCAGCTCCGGGAGATTACATAATGGCAGATCCTTATACCATAACCGGCTCAATAGGTGTAGCAGCGATGATCCCAAATTTACATCAGACTGGTCAAAAAATTGGGGTAAATCCTCAAACGATGTATCGAGGAAAATATACAAATTTCATGAATACATGGGAAAGACCTAATCCTTCAGACATCTTGGCATTACAGAGGAGCTTAGACTCTACCTATGAAGAATTCAAGGAACGAGTATCTACAGGTAGAAATATGACTTCAGAAGAAGTAGAAAAAGTTGCACAAGGCATGATTTGGAGTAGTAAGAGAGCACTTGCTAATAATTTAATAGATGACATCGGGAATTTGGATCAAGCAGTAGAAAAAGCTGCAGAACTTGCCAATATGATTGACTACCAAACAGTTTATCTTCCTGAAACAAAAACTCTTTGGGAGTTGTTATTGGAAAGAAGATTTGACAGGAGCATAATACTGAGCATTATAACAAGTAATGTCATTACAGACGAGAGATTAGAAGATCTTCGTAAGATATACACGGCGATAAAAAATGATCCCGTTCAGATGCTTTCTCCTCTCTTATACGTTGATTAG
- a CDS encoding sigma-54 dependent transcriptional regulator — translation MNILIVDDEQNICVSLQNILEDEGYNCHALQDPLKSLEYITNQIPDIVLLDVSMPHIGGLEVLEKIKNIDSGIQVIMISGHSGISEAVKAIKLGAFDFLEKPLSLPKVKLTVRKAYEFRSISQENERLKSNFSENFKLIGKSAELKELKKVIDRVAPTNSKVLIRGESGTGKELIAYAIHNQSHRSNNPFIKFNSAAIPNELVESELFGFEKGAFTGAVKSKKGKLAEADGGTLFLDEIGDMSLSAQAKILRVIQEGEFEKVGSNKKEKIDTRVIAATHKNLEEMVKTGHFREDLFFRLNVIPIISPPLRSHPEDIPVLIEHFSKMFHSEMKVPLKTFTDEAILEMQSWLYPGNVRELKNLIERFYILIDNQEITPQLLARYNLKDPYHNNISEQHSELSFWKETVYFQEKKREFEIKYLTEQLKKHNYNITQTSHALGIHQSNLSRKLKELNISFS, via the coding sequence ATGAATATCTTAATAGTCGATGATGAACAGAATATTTGTGTCTCCTTGCAAAATATTTTAGAGGATGAAGGATACAATTGTCATGCCCTGCAAGATCCCCTCAAAAGTCTGGAATACATAACCAATCAGATTCCGGATATTGTCCTTCTTGATGTGTCCATGCCGCATATAGGTGGTTTGGAAGTATTAGAGAAGATCAAGAATATCGATTCCGGGATACAAGTAATAATGATCTCGGGACACAGTGGTATCAGTGAAGCAGTGAAAGCCATAAAACTTGGGGCATTTGACTTTTTAGAAAAACCGCTAAGTTTACCCAAGGTTAAACTCACAGTGCGCAAAGCCTATGAATTCAGAAGTATTTCTCAAGAAAATGAAAGATTGAAATCGAATTTTTCAGAAAATTTCAAGTTAATAGGTAAAAGTGCAGAGCTCAAAGAGTTAAAAAAGGTAATAGATCGTGTAGCACCAACTAACTCAAAGGTTCTGATCAGGGGTGAAAGTGGTACTGGCAAAGAACTCATTGCCTATGCTATCCATAATCAGAGCCATCGGAGCAATAATCCATTCATCAAATTCAATTCAGCAGCGATTCCCAACGAGCTTGTTGAGAGTGAACTATTCGGTTTTGAAAAAGGTGCCTTTACAGGAGCCGTCAAGAGCAAGAAAGGTAAACTCGCTGAAGCAGACGGTGGTACTCTTTTTCTTGATGAAATAGGTGATATGAGTTTATCTGCCCAGGCAAAAATACTTCGCGTTATTCAAGAAGGAGAATTCGAAAAGGTTGGAAGTAATAAGAAGGAAAAGATAGACACAAGAGTCATAGCAGCAACTCATAAAAATCTCGAGGAAATGGTAAAAACCGGTCATTTTAGAGAGGATCTCTTTTTTAGATTAAATGTGATCCCGATCATCAGCCCTCCTCTTCGTTCACATCCGGAAGATATACCCGTTTTGATAGAGCATTTTTCCAAAATGTTCCATTCTGAGATGAAAGTACCGTTGAAAACTTTTACAGACGAAGCTATCCTGGAGATGCAATCATGGCTTTATCCCGGTAATGTAAGAGAGTTAAAAAATCTTATAGAAAGATTCTATATCTTGATCGATAACCAAGAAATCACTCCTCAGCTTCTTGCCAGATATAATCTTAAAGATCCATATCATAATAACATTTCTGAGCAGCATTCCGAATTATCTTTCTGGAAAGAGACGGTTTATTTCCAAGAAAAAAAGAGAGAATTCGAGATTAAGTACTTAACAGAACAGTTAAAGAAACATAATTACAACATTACTCAAACTTCACATGCTCTGGGAATCCACCAGAGTAATCTTTCCAGAAAACTCAAAGAACTTAACATAAGTTTCTCTTAA